The sequence CTTTTGGTTTatgtaactatatatatgtaggaTTTATATGATCTTGGAGCGAGAAAATTCGCGGTGATGGGAGTGATTCCGGTAGGATGCTTGCCTTTCCATCGCTTCCTATTTGGTGGAGTATTCGCATGGTGTAACTTCATGATGAATAGAATTTCGGAAGACTTCAACACAAAATTACAGAAAGCTCTTATTGGTTACGAAGTAGAAAAAAGTTTTAAAGGTGCAAAGTTTGTTTACGTCGACATGTACGGCTCTATTATGGATCTTATCAACCATCCTAAGGCCTATGGTACGTAATCAAATACACATTCAATAAACATATGCATAAAATAACCAAGTGATGATGATAATAATGTTGGCTGCGTTATCTTTCTATTAAAAGATTACACACAAGTCCTATTAAGTAATAATGGCAAATTGGTTATGTATGTGTGTACACATGCTTGCAGGGTTTACAGAAGCGAAAAGATCGTGTTGTTGTATGGTGACATCGATAATACCATGCCGAAACCCGGATGAGTACGTATTCTATGACTTCGCTCACCCCACCATGAAAACCTATGAAGTAATATCTAAACCTCTTGTCTATCAGATGAGGAAAGGCCTTGCATGATTTAGTTCCTTGTTTCTTACcatgtttaattttaatattcatGTAACAGGCGACAATATCATACATGACGATATATATTCTTAGTATAAAGAATGTATAAACCAGTGATATATAATTGTATTGTCCTTTCTTCTATAATGTCACAGAACAAACGCGCTTGTCAATAAATGCATGTATGGTTACGGAAATAACACAGAAGAGGGCTTTTAAAAACGATTGTAAAACCTGTCTACGACTGACCACCCAAAGCCAACGTTCGATCCATGCTTGACCCCTCAATAACGATTACTAGcaaatttattaagaaaaatcacAGGAGAAAGTAACagcaaaatatatcatatataagcATCTCCTTCCATAACCTGGAGATGAAGCTTTTTAATGTTGCCACCGTATTGAGgtgacaaaaaaacaaaccaaccACACTTATATCAATCAGAACCAAACTTAAGGATACATGCAAGCCAtttgtttgatatttttaacAACCCAAAGAGtttagttttggtttggttttaagccaaatttaaccaaaaaatcaataattatttaattaactaaatcaaacatattaatgatatattaatatatagttaaacccacattttttctcttttggtACGAAGTTCCatatatttacttttggtttcatttatattttataaattgttttgttttaatcaaGGTTTTGAAAACCGGACCGGATCGACCGGTCGAATCGGTCCGACCGTGACTCATCAAAGAAGCCGAATCCGGTTCGGTTTAAAATCCGGATTTGAGAAAAAACGGTGAAAGCGGCTAAAAACCGGTAAAACCGGTGATCCGGTTCAACTTTGAAATCCGGTTCAACTTTGAAACCCGGTTCAATAGAAATCAAcatataattaatgtattttcaattgttattaaaatataatatttcataattaatgtttaatttttactatttaattagttttctaattgattcttttttttgaagaatttttgtttaaatctttttttgactctcatattttattctcatttttctatattcataaaatttaagatttttagttgtaaaaataaataaatatgtaatttaaaCGGTCATtcgttttttttaatcaattttagtTGATATAGTATTCACttgtatatataactaaatttatggttattgtttattatctaattaataaaagagaacatagaaaatattatatgtagAACTACATTTTAGGTCTATATAGTGTAACTATATGATtatttagatttatttatttttaaatagaaaacccGGTTCGACCGGTTGAACCGATCCGACCACTTAACCAGTAGCTTTACCGAGTCGGTATCCAGTccgattttaaaaacattggtttTAATCAAACAACACCGAACCAAACTAAAAGCAACAACAATAAACCAACCAATAACTCCGACTAAATTCAGTTAAAGTACCAAACTGATTTAACCAAACCCAACCAAATCCAAAACTGAATCGAAATGTCCTACCACTGCACCGTATTTTCTGTCTTTCTTTTGGTATTCCCGATCGATCTATATGCACAGTATTGTACGTGATTGAGTAAACGCATAAGTGGCCCTAAACCAGAGCAGAGGAAGCATGGGATATCCAGCCTCCAAGCTAATAAGTATATAAtacaactttatttttaaaaaaatctgttttacTCTAGTGGTTGTATCCTCATTCTAGGGTTCGAGTCCACCTTTTAGCATACATTTTTCGACCACTTTTTTGTTATAGGCTTGTATCCACTAAAATTATATTACCGGCTCTGAGTAAACGTGTGTAGCTAGAGATATTATTTCCATGTCTTCACTCTATGAGcaatttatttttagaaaatcctGCATACATGATTAAAGTATATATTCCACCGTCCCTTGAATAACGCAAATATGGTTGGATATTGGATAAAACTAGCATTTGTTTTACCTATTAAGTTAAACAACTTCAAGTAGGTTAATAGTCTAACAAACAAATTAAAGGTATGCCTAAATCAATAGGTTAAATGCATTAAGAAAAACGATTGTACATATCAATGGTTTTACATCAAAAGTAACATCGTATAgaaatatatcatattatacattttatgAGTTACCACATATCAAAGAAAAAATGCAAACCGATATTTTCATTATAATTAGCtcaatcattttaattttatattcatCTTCCAATTTCATAAACTAATAGCTGGTGGGTGCTTCTTTCCATTGGTGAGTTAGTTTTGAAATTTAAGCATATATTTTTTTCCCAAAATGGTGTTGGAATAAATACGTTTCATGTTTGTTCAAATACACGGTCATGCTTAAGAAACCTCCTTTAATTCTGTAGCTTTCTATTGTTCTTTCTCACACACGATGTGCATTGTTTGAAACTTTCAATATAACCATGTAAACTAActgatttgaaattttatttaaaacattatattttataattttatattttattagtatattataactaattaaaaaaataatcaaaactttATTTACGCAACACTTGTTCGATTATTATAAAAAACCTTTATAGCAATTAGCACACACTTTTCATCTCCTACATTCCCATCAATTGTCGGTCACGTATGTGAATCACGTGGCTTACCTCTTCCATATTTGCTTCAAATGTatgaactaataaaataaaatacttatcAGTCCACATTGTCTTTTAGCCTCTTTAATCTCTATATATAACAGCAAAAATCATTTACATTTCTTTAAGTATTCTTTACTTAAGTCTCGGTAAAAAAAAGTATTCTTTACTTCAGAGATCAAATACACACTCATGGAGAGGTTCCATAAGTTTCCTCTCCTAGGTTTGGTTCTTTTCCTCGGCTTTATCGGCTCACCGACCAAGGCCATTGTACATGCATGCTCTAGTACAGAACTAACCTTCAGTCGTGCCAACTTCCCGGAGGGTTTCATTTTTGGTACCTCAACCGCAGCTTTTCAGGTGTTTACACGAATATGCATGTTGCTAAGttgattttttctaaaacaattaaTGTTTGTGACAAAGCTATTCTTGAATGTTAGCGATTTTTGTGGtacattaaataaataaataaataggttGAAGGAGCTGTACATGAAGGATGTAGAGGTCCAAGCATGTGGGACACCTACACTAAGAAATTCccacgtctctctctctctcgctgcctttatctaattttttttatgtcaactactttcttatatataattcagtttgtcaaataataaatgtcaattatatatacaatcatcagattttttttcttccagaTAGAAATAATTATCATAAGGCCGACGTTGCCGTCGATTTCTACCATCGTTACAAGGTATTAATGATGTTATTTATCCATGGTTTATATATACTTCCGTAGCTCTTctagaaaaaaattgaaactctTTCAAatcatattaattttaattaaatttaataggAAGATATCAAGTTGATGAAAGATCTGAACACTGACGGATTTAGATTTTCCATTGCATGGCCTAGAATATTCCCACGTAAGTAAAAAGAACTTTCAGTAAGCTATAACTTAACATTTGATGAAAGTAAGTAAACAACAGAAAATCAAAATTGTTTAACAGATGGTAGGATGGAGAAAGGAATAAGCAAAGCAGGTGTGCAGTTTTACCACGACCTAATTGATGAGCTCCTCAAAAATGGTAATTTAACTCACAAACCATActatattaaaactatttttattaaaattttagtttactaagtcttagttttttttgaaacttagaAATAACACCGTTAGTAACCGTTTTTCACTGGGACACTCCTCAAGACTTGGAAGATGAATACGGTGGCTTCTTAAGCGACCGTATAATGTAagcttgttttttgtttgtcatTTTCAACTCACACGAGTTAGTACTATATATGTAACTTATAAACTGGCGTATACTTGTTTCGTATAATTAGAAAGGATTATACGGAGTACGCAAATTTCACGTTCCAGGAGTATGGACACAAAGTGAAGCATTGGATCACATTTAACGAGCCATGGGTATTCAGTCGAGCTGGCTACGACATCGGGAAAACAGCACCGGGACGTTGCTCTAAGTACATCAAAGAGCATGGGGACTTGTGTCACGATGGACGATCAGGACATGAAGCTTATATCGTTAGTCATAATATGCTCTTGGCACATGCGGATGCCGTAGAGGCCTTTAGAAAATGCGACAAGGTTTCCATATATAGAACATAATcatcttttaaataaattttagtattCAGGTAACTTGATGAACAAGTATTAATTAGGAAACATTTATCTCTAATGATTTACAGTGTAAAGCTGGTAAAATTGGGATTGCTCATACTCCGGCTTGGTTTGACCAGAACGAGCTCACAGATGAGCCGCACAAGCTCTCAGAAGAAGAACACGCAACTCCTGCAACTAATTTGATTGACTTCGTCTTGGGATGGTAAGAAAATATCTAGAATATTCCTATAATACATATAATCAAGCAGTGGAATACTAGCGGTAAAAAGAAATTTTGGAGCTGTTAGTCATTGATTCGATTTTCGCCAGTTACCAATTCCGTTGAAAGTTATTTAAGCCTCGGTCCAAACATCCACAATTacttatatatatcatatgtgTGTGACAAATACTAATTTTCTTCATCAGGCATTTGAATCCGACCACGTATGGCGATTATCCACAATCGATGAAAGATCATGTCGGAGATCGACTACCAGAATTTACAGAAGCACAGAAGAACAAGTTGAAAAATTCTGCTGATTTTGTAGGAATCAATTACTATTATTCACTATTTGCACTGCACGGCGAAGAGCAAGATCCTTCGAAACCTAGTTGGCAGAGTGATTCTCTCATTGACTATGAACGTAAATCTTTTTGAAAAACTCTTTACCagactatttattattttatatagaatttAGAATATTTTCGAATTTCGATTTTCTATTCTTTTCAGCTAGGTATGTGGATAGATTCAATGCCTTTACAATCAAGGTATGCGATTTTTCgaagtaaaattaaaatgtgaaccttttttcttcttaatatatatacttttccATTTTTCAGCCTGATGTTGCTAAAGTTGACGTCTACTCAAATGGTTTGAGAAGACTTCTGAACTACATAAAGGATAAATATGGCAATCCTGAAGTCATTATCACCGGGAATGGTAATAGTAACCTTTACCTAATTTGAATCTCAGAATCATATATATCAGAgatcgatttttatttattagctTTCTTTCACATTCCATGTAAACCCTgagatatttataatatttgattaatattaaggATACGGAGAGGATCTAGGTGAGCAAGACAGAAGTCTTGTACTGGCGCTCTCAGATCACCACAGAACATACTATATTCAGAAGCATCTCTTGAGCTTGCACCAAGCAATTTGGTTTGTGAACAAATCGtatttttgagttttatttTGATAGTAGtgctaatttaattatttcctttaatttatgtgattatatttatttgtatccCTTTTCTTAATTTTGCAGCGAGGATAAAGTAAATGTTACAGGGTATTTTCTTTGGTCATTGATGGATAATTTTGAATGGCAAGAGGGGTACAGCGCGAGATTTGGACTATACTACGTcgattacaaaaataatttgacGCGCCATGAAAAATTATCAGCCCAGTGGTACTCGAGTTTTCTCCAAGATGGAAAAGAGTTCGAGTTTGATCAGCACGATGAGTACCATGAGCACGATGAGTACCATGAGCACGATGAGTTGTAGAGAGAATGTTCTACTACCGCCTTCGATATTTTGAGTCATAAACTACAATCAACAAATGTATTTCCATATTCAAgaaatataatcatatttatccATATAAAAACAAGTGAAGTTTGGAACCCTATATTCGTTACTGCATCAtggcaaattaaaaaaaaaattaaaaaaattaaaatctttccataatattttttccttttttgctAAATGTATTCATCATCAATGTATTgattgtttaaaatttaaacaagtGGAAAAGGGTAGAACTAAAATGAAGCCACCTAAACAACATCGGTCAGACTCTCTTGCAAAAGACGCGAGAAGTAGTGTTCTCCTTTCCTACGTAGATCAGACGTCGCTAAACCGACTCAAACTTGATTACCACTTGATCTTTTAAAATaagagttgacaaaaaaaataacataggTAAAAATAGTTTTCTCTCTCTTCCCTTTTTTTCACTTTCTAAacgaataatatattttttaatcctTCTTCAAAGATTATGTCAAGCATTTAATTTTGTTGGTTATCCTATCGGTTTTTGTCTGTTGTCTTTCGTGGTGAATGGTTGAGATGTAATTGTAGAAAATATATTGTAGAAGTTAGTATGTAGGACTTTTTTATTTAGCGGTAAAGaagtagttttaaaatttattgctacaataatatttttactacagttaaatatattgtattagaAAATaaggttttatatattttttttttttaattttttgatgtagctttaaaaaccactctaaaacatgattggaaattttaaatattgtaGGTAAAAGTCAAAGCTAAATACAGCTTTTacagcccaaccaatcacccattttttttctaatagttTTGAGTGGTTACACAATTTTCCAAATCCAAACCACCATAATCTcctcttataaatattttgatactTTCACTCTTATTCAGTTTTACGATCTCTCTGTTTTCCAAGATGAGAGATAATCTGCAGCGCCGTATGCAACATATCGACCTAGGAGCGGATGAAACGTCAATCGCTTTGCCTCATGCAGTTCGTGCCCAAGCAGTGCGTTCCAATTGTTTCTCCATTATTGGAGCTATGGTTAATCCAAAGAAACATAATTTGAATGCGTTAACTGATGAGATGCCTTGTTTTTGGGGTTTAAGTGATGAAGTTATCAGTCAAATTATCAACACCAAaaaattttagtttgttttttagATAAAGGAGCCTCTTAACATAGTTTTGCAAAGAGGTCCCTGGTCCTTTGGTGAGTGGATGATCGTTACACATCCTTGGGATACGGCGGTTACAGAGGAAAACTTGAAAATGATTGCTTTATGGGTACATATAAAGGAAATCGCTCTCCAATGTCCGCATCATAGAAGATGAAGATAATGGCCCATATTATGATGGGGACCATGCTACTGATTGTGATATGAATGCTAAAACATTACGGTACCTTAAAGCAAGGCTTGCTAAAGGAAAGTTCCTTGTGGGAGAATGTACAAAATTCATTCGCAAATTGCGTTAAAATGATGTGATTTCTCTGCATGAAAATTGTCATGAAGATAATCTTTGTGCTCCTATTTCGGTGGATCAGAATTTTTCTATTCAGACAAATGACGCTAATCCCGTTGGCATCCCAATCCTAGAGATCTCGATGGCCGTTATTCATTCTAAAATTTCTGAATTTTCTCCTatgacatatttttttaaacaaaatggaGTGAATAACACATAAATAGATTAGAAAAACTACAAAAGCATCAAAACACAATTCACGCATGtcacaagaaaatgaataaaaaagttAAGAGATGATTGGGAAGGCTGTAGATGCTGCAGAAAgctaattttatttctaaagcCATTTTGTAAAGCAATCATCCTttacatttagaaaataaatctacatcaaaaaacttaaaaaagtaaatatgtTAACTTTGGAATCAAATTTTCTACGGCTTTTATTTAGTGCATTCAATTATCTTTGAAAATAAATCTAtagcaaaaaaaactaaagtcaCAGTCAAAACTTACAGCTTAATTtataaagcaaaaaaaacataaagctatgggggtgattggtagttgctgtaggtgctgtccacagccctatttatttctacagcactaaattcagagcaatcaagctttaattttttttttgaaaccacagcttttaaaataatctacagctgtacaagtgctctacagagccaaatatccaaagcaattttttaCTGCTTTCCAcaaattctacagcaataaaatctaaagccaaagcaaaaagtctacagatttttttctacagcaaaaattttaaagctaccGCTATTACCAATCAGACCCTATATCCTTCTCAATCAATCCCTTAATCGAAATTtgctccaaaaaaaaagagtaatctAAAATATCCCCAAACAGGAGAAATTGCCCAAACATAACTTTGGTTTGtcatctaaaatttaaattaaaaaaaaacattctgaATTACTCAGCAGAGTATCTTAACAATAATAATTCTCTAATATCtgataaatctatttttatttaattaaaatagaaataatcaACGAggtgaaaaaaacttaaatcaaATTAGAATGGTTTTCTATTTTTACAACAGCAAATCACGAGTTAAATTGTAATGTGACAAAACTCAAAGACAAGCAATAACACTAATTTATGAGTTAGATACAGAATATAATTAATGCATTCTCTCTTTTTCAAGACTCCACAAAAGTACAAGtaacgatttaaaaaaaaaaaaagtcaaaattgatatttttcaaaattttaacttAATGAAAATTATGATATTTCCTATTTTTCACTTtgggaaaataaataaaacaatttccTTATATTTCTCACCATCGAACCGACTTATCTATAACTATAAAGGAGAGTTTTCTCTCACCTCCTTGTGCCACATCACCAGGGAGGGTGGGGCTTTTCGTGACACGTGTCCTCACCTTTGAAGCTGTTTCGTCTCTTCTTCGATGCTCAAGCGCCGTAGACCAAGGAGACCGATCTAATCCCCGATCTAATCCTCAGTATTTTGTTATTGCCTTCATCTGATACTTTAATTCTGCGCATCTGTACCACTTCCCCCACTTTCTCTCATAAATCCAAGGTAACCGATTGTAGTAGTGACTATAAATGTGTTCCTTTCCAGCGATGAACATCCACAATCCAACGAAATCCGAAAGGCCAATCTTTGTTCAGAATCAACTCCAACTATGGCGACGTCGTAAACTGTCCTTGTCGATGTACAAACACCGCAGTTGTCCGTCTGAAATATGATGTGAAGAGCACTAAGAAGCTTTGTGTTGTATGTCTCTTCTTCTGTTTGTATCCTTTGAATTGATGTTTTTGGCATACACGTGTTGCAAGTCCTTTTTGGGTTCTTTAGTTTATGCTTGATTCCGGAGTTGCAAGTGACCAACAATTCTGCAAAAGCTATTACTCTTAAAGCTGAAGTCctttttattcatttaatgGGCTTGCCAACGTTTGTTCTCTATGAGAATGAGATAATATCATATAGTTCCTGTTTGATGTTTTCAGGCAGTGAAGACGGAATACCTATTCTGTTCAGCTTGGTTTgaggtaaaaaaatataaatttatgaatgatcttTATGTTGAAGTCTTAGACAGTTGAATTTATGTGTTGTACTAACGGGTCTTGCTTCTTCCTCGACATCCATAAGCCAATGAAAAATACTTGGGAAGGATCCAAAGAAAACAGGTTAAGAATCAGTAGTGTATCTTATTATAATGAGAttaaatttttactttttattgacATGAAAAAAGAGTCGACATGTAGAGGAAAGAAAGACGAACAGAACATAGGATTTCAAATatcctcttctttctttgttcttctCATGGTTTGTTATCTTGATCATAAATCACAGAAAGTtcacattttcaaaaattatttgcTCTTATTTTTAATGGGGTTGAAATTTATTCACGGTTCTGCTTAGGAATGATCCGAATTTTGATTGTATTCATGATTATCTTGTCCTTTATGACTGATTCTCTTGCTCTGTATAAAGACAGACTTTTAGGTAATATATGTGCAGTCACAACAGCGAATAAGGCACAGACCGCACTGGAGTTGCTGAGGGATAACAGGAACAAGTTTGATCTCGTGATCAGCGATCTTGAAATGGACTTAACTGTCATTAGTATCACCTATTAAGTTTCTGTTTGATTCTTTTCATGTTTCCAAGATAGAATGTTTTGATCTCtttttataatgttttgatCTTGTTAATTATATCTTGCACTGTTACTTGCGCATAGCGATCTAAAGTATGTGATGGAAGGAGTCAAGTACGGTGCCTGCGACTATCTCCTTAAACCAGTTCGAATTGAGGAGCTCAAGAACAGATGGCAACATGTGGTGAGGAAAATTAAGTTAAGAAGATGAAGAGCATTTTGTAAAGATCAtcttgaagaggaagaagacgaaagAGGAAATGAAAACGATGACACGACAGCTCACAAAAACCTCGTGTAATTTGGACGCTAGAGCTGCACAACAAGTTCCTAGCTCGTCTTCTAACAACACAAGACGAGAACACAATGAACACCAACTGGTTTCAGAATGCTTAGGTTACGTAGCGCCTGAGCTAGAGTTTCAGAACTAAAGGGTCAACGAGAAATGCGATGTTTACGGGTTTGGAGTTCTGATACTCGAACTCCTGACTGGTCGGAGACTCCTGGAGTACGGTGAAGACAGCTTTGTGATACTAAGCGATCATGTTCGAGTTTTGTTAGAACAAGGGAATGTGTTGGAGTGTATTGATCCTACAATGGAGGAAGAATACTCTGAGGATGAGGTTTTGCCTTTTCTGAAACTTTCTCTTGTCTGTACTTCTCAGATTCCTTCAAATTTGCCTACAATGGCAGAGATTGTTCAGATCTTGCAGGCCATCAGTTCTCCTGTTCCTCACCGTCACCGGATGCTCGATAGTTTTTCAAAAAGCTCTGTGTTAATTTGATTTTCTATTATGcaatattttctttctttttatttattttttttactttttttgtagAGATTGCTTTCTTTCACAATGGTATGTTCTATCTTTCTCGCTACGTCAATCATGAATCATCTTGACGATCATTGACCATTGTTATCATTAATAGGCTTTTTCCTGAGAATTTTTCACGTGTTTGTAAGTTAGCAAATAATACAAACGTACAATAATTACTGATACTGGAAAAACTAACTTTGTTTCATATCTACATGGCATTTTATTGTCTGCTTCATCATCTTGCACAAGTGTGCGTACATATTAATATGCTTTCACCTACTTACACTATAACTATTTACAGAACCACTCTGTTTCTCATATTTACAACTTCATTTGGGTATATACTACACCGACATCAAGAATTCATAGCCGACGATAACACATACCGCCACACTTCATCTGGTTTTCAAAGCACTGATGAGTTCTCCGTTTGTTGTACTATTTGATACATTCGATATATGAGCTTTAACCTGTAACTGCGACATTGAAGAATCCAATTATATTATTGCATACGCAATCACTCTCCTCCTTCTTCATTTTTAAAGCAATCTAAGAGTCTAAATTAGAATTTAAAGCGATACTTTTGATGATCCTATAGGTTCACAAATTCTGAAGATCGTAATCAAAAACGTGTTTGTTAGCTTACCCCTACGGAGTTCTGTTGCATGAAGCGCATATGTTGAAAGATGCACTACACAAGCTTTTTTTAAAGGAGATGAGCTACACATGCACAAACGTAAtccataattaaaaaaaaaacatacaacatGGTAAACACAATTaccaaacaaaacataaagTCACTCTCCTCAACTGCACAAGCACacaaatcaaaacaaacaaatgCAGTTCCTTTTATATACTATGCACATGAACTTAATAGTATAAGTATGTTGTCTAAATAAAACATCAACTttacttcttcttccttttcggTCGAAAAAACATCAACTTAACTAAATGTTTAGATTCCGATTAAATTAACTTTGTTATAACTATTGactttttattctatttttattaaatctatTAGTGATATTCCACTTTGAACTAAACAACattaaaataaagtaatataCTACGGTCGCTAACCAATATCAAATAGATCAGAAAAATATTATTCTCTTTCaacatattttcattttcatatttttaaatatattttgtttactaAGATTATAAATgaactttaaatttatttaagaaaaaatatactaacccggcgcgtagcgccggaataccactagtataaaaataaattagggatttctatatataaaacaaGTAAGACGCTTCCCTCGAATACCTTCATCGCTCCTCTCGAAATCAAAACTCTCAAAGATGTCGACGAAGAAGATTGTGTTGAAAAGCTCCGACGGCGAGTCTTTCGAGGTCGACGAGGCCGTGGCTCTCGAGTCTCAGACCATAGCGCACATGGTCGAAGACGACTGCGTCGACAACGGGATCCCTCTTCCCAACGTCACGAGCAAGATCCTCGCGAAGGTGATTGAGTACTGCAAGAAACACGTCGACGCCGCCGCTTCTAAGACCGAGGCCGTCGATGGCGGCGCTTCCTCCGACGATGACCTCAAGGCCTGGGACGCCGAGTTCATGAAGATCGATCAAGCTACCCTCTTCGAACTCATCCTGGTAAGgatttttgattttgaaattagggtttcgtTTATAGATTGGATTGAGATTGTTAGGGTTCTCGATTTTGAAAATTAGGGTTTCGTTCTAATTTGGGGGTTTCGTTTAAAGATTGGATCTTTCTTGAGATTGTTAGGATTCGTATGGAATTGAGCGTGATTTGAATTGGATCTAATGGTTTTGAATTGGATTTGGAACTTGCAGGCGGCTAACTATTTGAACATCAAGAACCTTCTTGACTTGACATGCCAGACGGTGGCTGATATGATCAAGGGGA comes from Brassica rapa cultivar Chiifu-401-42 chromosome A02, CAAS_Brap_v3.01, whole genome shotgun sequence and encodes:
- the LOC103852995 gene encoding beta-glucosidase 20; protein product: MERFHKFPLLGLVLFLGFIGSPTKAIVHACSSTELTFSRANFPEGFIFGTSTAAFQVEGAVHEGCRGPSMWDTYTKKFPHRNNYHKADVAVDFYHRYKEDIKLMKDLNTDGFRFSIAWPRIFPHGRMEKGISKAGVQFYHDLIDELLKNEITPLVTVFHWDTPQDLEDEYGGFLSDRIIKDYTEYANFTFQEYGHKVKHWITFNEPWVFSRAGYDIGKTAPGRCSKYIKEHGDLCHDGRSGHEAYIVSHNMLLAHADAVEAFRKCDKCKAGKIGIAHTPAWFDQNELTDEPHKLSEEEHATPATNLIDFVLGWHLNPTTYGDYPQSMKDHVGDRLPEFTEAQKNKLKNSADFVGINYYYSLFALHGEEQDPSKPSWQSDSLIDYEPRYVDRFNAFTIKPDVAKVDVYSNGLRRLLNYIKDKYGNPEVIITGNGYGEDLGEQDRSLVLALSDHHRTYYIQKHLLSLHQAICEDKVNVTGYFLWSLMDNFEWQEGYSARFGLYYVDYKNNLTRHEKLSAQWYSSFLQDGKEFEFDQHDEYHEHDEYHEHDEL
- the LOC103852996 gene encoding SKP1-like protein 1A: MSTKKIVLKSSDGESFEVDEAVALESQTIAHMVEDDCVDNGIPLPNVTSKILAKVIEYCKKHVDAAASKTEAVDGGASSDDDLKAWDAEFMKIDQATLFELILAANYLNIKNLLDLTCQTVADMIKGKTPEEIRTTFNIKNDFTAEEEEEVRRENQWAFE